Below is a window of Pirellulales bacterium DNA.
CAGGATGAGGAACGGCGGGTTGTCTTTGCTGACGTAACGCACCGGGCTGACGGCGTCGCACTTTTCTTTGTCTTCGCCGAGCTTGCCGCCGATCAGGTTGGAATAAGGGTCGCCGTTGTTCCATTCGAAGATGTTTTTGACGTTCTTCTCTTCGTTGGCCTGGGCAATGACCGTCCAAAAGTCCGTGGGGCCAAAGATGTCGCAAACGGCCTGGACGCGGTCCGACTGGTCCAAATTGCCGCCGACCGTCGGAAACGCCTTTTTGCCGCCGCTGGTGCCGACGAGTGCCGCGAGGTGACCGCCGGCCGAAGCCCCGCCGACGCCGATCCGGTCGGGATCGATGCTGTACTTCTCGGCGTTTGCCCGCAGCCATCGGAGGGCGGCCTGACAATCCTGAATCTGGGCGGGAAACTTCGCCTTTTGGCTGAAACGATACTCAATGCTGGCGGCGACATACCCACGCGGCAATTGATTCCTAAAGGGCATTTCCGTCTTGCTGCCGCCGCTCCAGCCACCGCCATGAATCCAGATCAACAAGGGCAGCGGTTTGTCACTCCGGCTCTGGGGAAAATAGATATCGAGCGATTGTGCCGCGTCACCATCGGGCACGTACCGCACATCGTATTCGGCGACAAAGCCCGCCGGCAGGGCCGGCCGCCGCGGCGCGGAGTTCGGCACCGGTGCCTCGGCGGCGACGATCGTGCGCGAGGAGGCGAGAAGCGTAAAAACGATTGGAATAAGACCGAACGTCCGCATGGGTTCTCCTGGTAGAAGCAGGTATCGAAAGTCTGGCTCCGATTCTAACCGACCGATTTCAACAAGCCAAATAGTCGCGGTTGTGCGATGCGACAGCACAATTAGGGCTCACACGAATTACCGCATCGAAGTCCTCGGTGGTCTTGTAATAGACGCGCTGTTCATGCCACGTCTGCTATCAAGTTCCGCCATCGCTCGGCCCGCGCGAGAACGGCCTGGCACGCCTGGTCTCTTACCTCGGCCATGCCCGCTCGGTCGCCGCTCAGTTGGATCAACTGCTTGGCCAACTTGGCGGTTTTGCCCGCCACGTTGATTGATTTCAGTGTCGCGGCAGCTTCTTCGCTGGTCGACTTTCCGAGGACGGCGCCGCTCTCGAGCATCACTGACAGAAGATGATGCAAGTCTGTGGGAATTAGCTTACAGGCAGCGAGGAATGCGTCGATGGCGCCGAACACGGCCCAATGGTGCAAGCGCGATGTCGCCGCCGTCGCCTTCAGCACCGCGGCGACGCGGTTCAGCTTGATGAGCGAGCCAACCGCCGCCAGTTGCCTTCCCAACGTCGCCGGCTCGACGAGCATCGCGCCGATCGCTTCAACCAGGGCATCGGTGGCAAGACTGCGGGCGTCGGCCGAGTCAGCCGACGCTGCAACGATCGCAGCGCGAGCGGCTTCCGCCTGCCATACGGTGTCCCGATCGAAAAGCGGAGTAAGCCGCGAGCGCGAGCTGCTGAGACAAGTGGCGGCCATCAACAACGACGCTCGATGGTCGAACGGATAACAGAGATTCTCCCACTCGACCTGCCAAGCTCGCGGTCCGCCTATCTGCTCGCTGCCGTTGGCGACTTCCAATCCATAGATGACTTCCAGCAATTGAGGCGGGAGGGCGGGATCACTGGCGACCGGACCGTTTAAGGCGATGCGGCCTTGCGCGTCGAAACACGCGGCGGCCAAGGCTCGCGGCGGATGGAAGGCGGCCGGATCTTCGAGCTGTGCACGCGCACGAACTGAAGCAGACTGAAGCGCGTCCTCGCCGAATCCCTCCCCCCATTCGAACTCGATCGGTGCGCCGAGCGCGTAAAACAGATGACGATCGCCGTTGTAATGATCTGGTTTTCCCAACATCTTGATCGCCTCGTCGCGACCGTCGATGGTCAGTCGCAAAATCGCTTGGGCGAGATCGTACTGGTCCGGCACCTCCTTCGGCTCAACGTAGTCCCGCTGCAGTCGCTCGGCCAGGACGACGGGATCGATCCAGCCCCCCCGGTGCGTCGGCATGGCCAGAAGCCCCCGCGGCCCTTCGTCGTCCTTATCCAAATACCAGCAGAGCTCTCGCAGTCGGTCCCGATACAGCGATTCGTTCGCTTCTCGCCATTTAAACAGTTCCCGAAGGACCGGCGGCATCCGGAGCCAGCGACGAATTACCTGCGTCAGCCCGACATTGGTTAACTGGTCGAGAAACGTGAACGCCCACGGTTTCGATTCCTTGCCCACTCGCTTACGCAGCGCGTCCACCCGCTTGTCGAAATCGCTGGGCGGCTGATGATGGAAACGCGCAATGCCATCGAGGATCCGCTCAATCTCCATCGCGTCGTCCACGCCTTCACATAGCGCCCCGACCGAATCGATCAACTCGTCGATCGAGTCGAGCGGCGCCACCCGCATCGACGGGACGCGGCGGGGCACATGCCGCGGATCGATGGGGAAGACTTGCGGCTCGCTGCCGTCGCGAACCCACCGCACCGCCTGCTCGGTCGCTGTTTGCCGGCCAATCGCCGCGGGAATTGCAGAAACTCGCGCGTCCAACTCAGACCCCGTTGGTCCGCCAACCTGCTCGGCTTTCTTGCTCACCTCGGCCGGCGAGGTTTCGTGGCCGGCTTCGCCGGTACTGTCCAGCAGCGTCCGGAGTCGAGGCTTGAGGGCTGCGGCCACGCGTTCGATTGCATCGTTGATCGCGTCGGCCGCTTCTCGTCCGAGATGATCGTTCAACGATTCGAGCGTATCCATCGCCGCCTCTTGGACGTCGGGAATGTCGCTCGCCAGGGCGCGAGCCATCGCGAGCGCCGCGGCCGCCTTACATCCGGCGTCCTGTTTGATGAGCAGCCTGGTCAGCGCGATCGCTTTGGCCGGATGCGTCTTCTTGTCCAAGCGGAATACCGGCTCGCAGGCCGCGAAGAACGCCTCCGCTGGCAGGCGTTTCGCTTTGGCGACGACCTCCAGGGCTTTGAGGGCGAAGCCGACCACGATCGGCACGCGCGACTCCAACAAGAGCATGTATTCGTCGATCAGTTTCTCGCGCTCGTCGATCGTCGGTTCCAGGTACTCGTGAAATTTGCCATAGGCGGACAGCACACTCTCCTTCATCGGCAACGATGCGGCACGGATGCTCGCCTCGAGCAATCGCGCACGATCCAATCGTTCCTCGTCGCTCAACTCCTTCAGCGCGCTCGCCCAAGGATCGAATCGATAACGGAAGGCATTGTTTTCGACCTCAAACAGTCGCCATACGTCGTGTTCGAGCAAATCGGGATCAGCCAACAGAACATCCTTCCAAGAATCGAACTGCTGCTTCAAATTATCTGTTTTGAACTCATCGCCGCGGTCAAAGATCGCGTTTTCTTCGGCCATCCGTTGGACGTACCCCTCGGTTTCGTTGGCGGGCAGCGCGCCTGACCGGATCAGGCTCCGCTCAACGAACCAGGTCGTCACCCGAGGCTCCCTTTTAACGTCGGCTTCAATCCATTTAGCCAGCCATGCGGGTCGTCGCGCATCGAGAATCTGCAGCACCCGCTGGGGCATGTCGCGCAGATCGCTATGCAGCCAGCCGCCACCGTCGTCGCTCCAGGGATTCCGGATGCGCCTGAGATCGCATAGCGCCAGCACGGCCAGTGCCGCAGCCCACCTCGGCACGCGCCAATCTTCGTATTTCCGGCCGCGCAGCGCGTCCATGAGGGCGTGAACGTCGTCGCCATAACGCTCCAGATCCTTCCTCTTATTGAAAACGCTTGCGGACCACGCGCCAGAAATCTGGTTGTATAGCCGCCAGGCGAAGTCGTTCAGTTCTTCGCGTTGGGCGTCGTCGAGCGGTGCCAACACTTGGCACAACTTCTCGCGGTCTGCGGCAACGACCAGGTCATACAACTCAGCAGCTTTCATCGGATTCGCCATCCAGGAACAATCTCGCGGCTAAAACGTGCTTGCACGGTCCTCGCGCGCCCTGGTGTTTCGCGTACCAGGGGCACGTGCATCGGTCCTTGTCCGGTGCCAATCGCACCAGGTATTCCACGTCGCTTCCGGATACGAGCACCTCGCTGCGATCGTCGCTTTCCCGGCAATGCAGACTCACCCGTCCCGCCGCCAGCAGTTTCCTTGCATTCGTCAGCCGGGGCTGCAACTCCTCGATCTTCGATAAATCGAACGGCAACTCGCGATGGAAGTATTTTTGAGCGGCAAGATCGTAGCCCACAAGACCGCGCGTTCCAAGTACGACCAGCGCCCCATCGACCTCGGCGGCCGGCAGTTTCAGCTTTGCGGCGAGCAGATTGGAGTCGACGTCACGGTTCCAAGTCAACGCGGCTCTCACCTGGTCGATCGAGTTCTTCCACTCTGTTGCGGCCAAGGATTCCAATGCCTGTCCCTCGCCGGAAAACCCTCGGTATAACTCGGGGCTCAATAACAGCGTCAGGCGGCCCGTCGGAAATCGCAGATCCCAAGCACTTACTCCTGTTTCGTCGCTGGCGTAAATCTCCGCCGAGTCAGCCAGTTGAGCGACGCTTTCAAGGACGCGCAGTCGCGCCGCCGCCATGACTCGCACGCCGTCCTTGGCCTCTCGCAAACTGAGTCTCAAGCCGCTGCCCGACTTGACGACCCAGGCGGGCGCGCTCTTGGCTGCATCGCGAGCGAGCGAGCGCAAGAATCGCAACAGGTCGCTACCGCTGACCGTAAACTTCGGCTGCATCCGTGGTAGGTAGGCCGTGGTTTCGCAAAAGGACTTGATCCATCGCAACGGCAGCTTGACCTTCTTCTCAACGACGCGCGACTCGTCGACGTGCAGCGACAGCTCTTCGGCTCCGACGCTGATTCTGGCATCGCGCGACGACCGGAGCCGCGTCAGGCCGCGGCGCATCTCGTTGTTGAAATCTACGTTGGTCGTCCCGCGTCCAGCAATCGGGCGATCGAAACTCTCATCGGCAAAGTCGGCCCGCACGTACGCCCCACAGCAAGCGCTAAAGCCCTCGAATCGCAAGACGTGGTCGTTGCAGGTCACTACGGGATCCAGGAGTCCGGGGCGCGGCAAGAAAAAGTGCGTGCGAACCACCTCTGCAACCGTCAACAAGGCGGCCGAGACGACTCGCGGTTGCGCGATCTTGGCGTCGAAAAAGCAAGGGTGCTTTTCCGGGCCGCCAAACGTCGCAAGACGCAACCCGAGCGACTGGGCTTGCTGCTCCGCACAACTGCCGCCGCGATACAGATAGCGGAAGTCAATCGCAAGACCGGCGGACATGGAGAGGTCTCCCGTAACGGTGCTAGTCAAGTTGCTTCAAGCGAGCTCGACCCGCGCGAGCTAGCTCGCCAAGTCCACCGTTCGTAGCCCAGCGGTCTCGCCCGCTTCCCGTAGAATCGCAGGAACTGTGCGCTGAAATCATGATGCCGCTCTGGTGACGACGTGCGTATCGAGCCATGTTGCGTTGCCCTGAACCAGCCTATTTTGGACCTCGGCGATGCGGGAATCAAGCGGCCGCGTGCTGGCTTCGACATTCCGCCCACGCGGCCGCTGTACTGATCGCCGAAGCCATCAATCGGGCGTGGGCTCAGCGTCTTTCGCCACCAAAGGCCGCGACGTCGAAGCGGCCTTATCGACTTCGCCGAACAGGACTAGCAGCCATCCTTGATCGGGCCAAAGCACCGGATTGGTCGGATTGAGGTCGACTGCCGATTCTAAACGGTTTCCGAATCGAACGCTCATAATCAGTCCCTAAATTGACCTACTTCCACTCGTTTTTCGCGGTGACTCGCCCTGGCATGCTTGAAATCAAGGATCTTAGCGTTGCCTATCCTAATGCGGGCACGGTGCTCTCGTCAGTTTCGCTGACAGTGCGCCGAGGCGAGCTGTTGGTGCTGCTCGGCAGGTCGGGGGCGGGAAAGTCGTCGCTGCTCAGGGCGATCAACTATCTGGTCCGGCCGTCGGCCGGCTCGATCACGGTGGCAGGCATCGGCAGACTCGGCGACCGGCGTTCATTGGCCGTGCATCGCCGGCAGACCGGCATGGTCTTTCAGCAGCACCAGCTCATCTTGCGCCTGACGGCGCTCGATAATGTTCTGCTCGGCTGCGTCGGCCGCTACCCGGCCTGGCACATCGGGCTGCCGTTCTCGCGGACCGACGTCGAATTGGCATACGATTGCCTCGAGCGCGTTGGGCTGGCCCATCAGGCCCTGCGCCGCGCCGATGAACTGAGCGGCGGCCAGCGCCAGCGAGTCGGCATTGCTCGGGCGTTGGCGCAGCAGCCGCGGTTGTTGCTGGTCGACGAACCCGTGGCCAGCCTCGATCCGCAAACCGCCGACCAAATCATGGCGCTCTTGCAGGAGATACAGCGAGCCCAACGACTGACGGCGATCGTCAGTCTGCACCAGCTCGAACTGGCCCGCCGCTACGCCGAGCGCATCGTGGGACTCGCATCGGGCCGCATCGTGTTCGACGGGACGGCCGGCGATTTGTCGAGCGACGACCTGACGCGAATCTATCGGACCGTGCCCGTGAGTGCCGATGACTTGACGGCCTCGCCACCATCCGTCGGCACGTCGAAAACCGTCGAAAGCTTCGAACACGAAATGCTGGTGCAAGATGATTAGTCGAGCGGCATGTACGTTTCTGGCGGCCGTGCTGTTTGCCGGGTGCGGCCAACAGAGGCCTGTGCCGGCCGGAGGACGCAATCCCGATGTACTCAAAGTGGCGTTGTTGCCCGATGAATCGCCAGCGACGATCATCAAAGACAACGAAGCCCTGAAGGAATATCTCAAGCAGCGGCTCGACAAGCAGGTCGAGCTGGTCGTGACCACCGACTATTCGACCATGATCGAGGCCACGCGGCACGGGCGAATCGACGTGGCCTACTTCGGGCCGTTGTCGTATTGCCTTTGCAAGAGCAAGTGCGACATCGAACCGTTCGCGGCCAAGCTGCAGCAAGGATCGACAACCTACCAATCGGTGATCGTGGCCAACGCGGGCGAAGCGATCGAATCGCTGGCCGGCATCAAGGGCCGCACGATGGCCTACGGAGACAAGGCGTCGACCTCCAGCCACTTGATTCCCAAGTCGATGCTGGCCGCCGAGGGCCTGCTGGCGGGCCGCGATTATGAGGAAGTCTTCGTCGGCAACCACGACGCGGTGTTGATGAACGTGGCCCGCGGCAATGCCCCAGCCGGCGGCCTGAGCAAGCCGATCTACGACTCGCTCATCGAGCGCCGCGTCGTCGAGCCGGACCAGGTAAAGCTCCTCGCGGAGTCAAAACCCTTTCCACAATATCCGTGGGTGATGCAGGCCGACCTGGCCGCCGACCTGAAGCAGCGGATCAAGCAAGCGTTCTACGATCTTCACGAGCCGAAAGTGCTGGAGCCGCTCAAGGCCGAAGGGTTCGCTCCCGTCACCGACGCCGACTACGACTCGATTCGCGAGCTGGCCAAAGTATTGAATCTCGATCTCTCGAAGCCGCTGTAGATGAACGCCCACGCGATCCCTTCAATTACCCGCGACACCGTTCTCGAGCGTTACCGGCAGCGTTGGCTGCGCACGGCCATTGCCGGCGCGGCGACGACGCTGGTGGTCGTCGCTTCGGCCTGGCACTCGGGGCTGTTCGATTTGCGCCGCATCGCCGAGGGCGTGCCCAGCACCGCGAAGCTGCTGGGCGAAATGTGGCCGCCTGATTTCAGCCATGCCCCAAGCTGGATCAAACCGCTGGCCGACACGCTGACCATGAGCATTTCGGGCACGCTGTTGTCGGTGGTGCTTTCCGTTCCCTTGGCGCTGCTCGCCGCCCGCAACACCACGCCGCACCCGGCCGCTTACGTCGCCGCTCGGGGCGTGTTGAACCTGTTGCGTGCGGTGCCGGAACTGATTTTGGGCATCGTGCTGGTGGCGGCCGTCGGATTTGGCGTGTTGCCCGGCGTGCTGGCGTTGGGCCTGCACTCGGTGGGCATGGTCGGCAAGTTCTATGCGGAGGCGTTGGAGCAGGTCGATCCGGGGCCGGTCGAGGCGCTTCGCTCCGTGGGCGCCGGCCCGCTGCAAGTAATCTGGTACGGCATGCTGCCGCAGATCATGCCGCTGTTGGCAGGCGTCACCATCTACCGCTGGGAATACCACTTCCGCGCCTCGACGGTGATGGGCATGGTGGGAGCGGGCGGCATCGGTTTTGAGCTGATCGGTTCGTTGCGGATCATGCAATACCGCGAGGTCTCGGCCATTTTGCTCGTCGTGCTGGTGATGGTGGTGGCGATCGACATGATGAGCAGTGCTCTGCGGCGGCAGTTGAAATGAGCGAACGGCCAGAGACCGCCTCGGCGCGGCCCAAGGTATTGGTCACGAATCGCGTGCATGCCTCAGTCATCGAGCGGCTGCAAGCCGAGTGCGACGTCGACGTGAACGAGAGCGGCCGGATTCTTGCGCCTGATGAACTGAGCCGCCGCACCGTCGACGCCACGGCGATGATGGCCTTCATGACCGACCATATCGACCGCGACTTCCTGGCGGCCTGCCCGCAGTTGCAAATCATCGCGGGTGCGTTCAAGGGTTTCGACAACATCGACGTCGCCGCCTGCACCGAGCGCGGAGTCTGGGTGACGCGCGTGGCGGACCTGCTCACCATCCCCACCGCCGAGTTGGCCATCGGCCTCGTCTTGAGCCTTTCTCGCAACATCGTCGCCGGCGACCGCCTGATGCGTGCCGGGCCGTTCCGCGGCTGGCGGCCGATTCTTTATGGCACGGGCCTGACCGGCAAATGCGTCGGCCTCTATGGCATGGGAGCCGTGGGCCAGGCCATCGCCGAACGCATGGGCGGTTTTGGCGTGCGGACCGTCTATTACGACCCGCGGCCCCTGCCGCCTGAGAAGGAAATTGCTCTGCGCCTGCGATACGTACCGTTCGACGAGCTGTTGGCCGAGAGCGATTATCTGATCGTCGCGGCTCCGCTGACCGACGACAATCTGCACGCCTTCGACGAGGCCGCGCTGGCCCGCATGAAGCCCGGCAGTTTTCTTATCAACGTCGGCCGCGGCTCGGTGGTCGACGAACAGGCCGTAGCGCGCGCCCTGCAATCGGGCGTGCTGGCCGGCTTCGCGGCCGACGTCTACGAAACGGAAGACCAGTCGCGGCCGGCAAGGCCCTCGCAAATCGAGCCGGCGTTGCTTGCGGAGATCGACCGTACCGTGCTCACGCCGCATCTCGGTTCGGCGGTCGATTCGGTCCGCGAACAAATCGAACTGGAGGCTGCCGACAACATTCTCGCGGTCATCCGCGGCCAAGCGCCGCCCGGCGCCGTGAATCGGCCGCGGTGAACCACGAATGTGGAGGGAGACGAACGCTAAAACGTCGCCAGCGGATTGACGGGCGAGCCTGTCGCTCCCTCGACGGTCAGCGGAGCAACGGTCAACAGGAACGACCACCGCTTACGAGCATGGGCCTCTTGGCTCAACTGCTTGAAGTCGCAGTTGTCGAGAATCGGCATACCCATCGCGACGATGCACACCCAATGGACCG
It encodes the following:
- the phnD gene encoding phosphate/phosphite/phosphonate ABC transporter substrate-binding protein, yielding MISRAACTFLAAVLFAGCGQQRPVPAGGRNPDVLKVALLPDESPATIIKDNEALKEYLKQRLDKQVELVVTTDYSTMIEATRHGRIDVAYFGPLSYCLCKSKCDIEPFAAKLQQGSTTYQSVIVANAGEAIESLAGIKGRTMAYGDKASTSSHLIPKSMLAAEGLLAGRDYEEVFVGNHDAVLMNVARGNAPAGGLSKPIYDSLIERRVVEPDQVKLLAESKPFPQYPWVMQADLAADLKQRIKQAFYDLHEPKVLEPLKAEGFAPVTDADYDSIRELAKVLNLDLSKPL
- a CDS encoding phosphonate dehydrogenase, with the translated sequence MSERPETASARPKVLVTNRVHASVIERLQAECDVDVNESGRILAPDELSRRTVDATAMMAFMTDHIDRDFLAACPQLQIIAGAFKGFDNIDVAACTERGVWVTRVADLLTIPTAELAIGLVLSLSRNIVAGDRLMRAGPFRGWRPILYGTGLTGKCVGLYGMGAVGQAIAERMGGFGVRTVYYDPRPLPPEKEIALRLRYVPFDELLAESDYLIVAAPLTDDNLHAFDEAALARMKPGSFLINVGRGSVVDEQAVARALQSGVLAGFAADVYETEDQSRPARPSQIEPALLAEIDRTVLTPHLGSAVDSVREQIELEAADNILAVIRGQAPPGAVNRPR
- a CDS encoding DUF6493 family protein, coding for MKAAELYDLVVAADREKLCQVLAPLDDAQREELNDFAWRLYNQISGAWSASVFNKRKDLERYGDDVHALMDALRGRKYEDWRVPRWAAALAVLALCDLRRIRNPWSDDGGGWLHSDLRDMPQRVLQILDARRPAWLAKWIEADVKREPRVTTWFVERSLIRSGALPANETEGYVQRMAEENAIFDRGDEFKTDNLKQQFDSWKDVLLADPDLLEHDVWRLFEVENNAFRYRFDPWASALKELSDEERLDRARLLEASIRAASLPMKESVLSAYGKFHEYLEPTIDEREKLIDEYMLLLESRVPIVVGFALKALEVVAKAKRLPAEAFFAACEPVFRLDKKTHPAKAIALTRLLIKQDAGCKAAAALAMARALASDIPDVQEAAMDTLESLNDHLGREAADAINDAIERVAAALKPRLRTLLDSTGEAGHETSPAEVSKKAEQVGGPTGSELDARVSAIPAAIGRQTATEQAVRWVRDGSEPQVFPIDPRHVPRRVPSMRVAPLDSIDELIDSVGALCEGVDDAMEIERILDGIARFHHQPPSDFDKRVDALRKRVGKESKPWAFTFLDQLTNVGLTQVIRRWLRMPPVLRELFKWREANESLYRDRLRELCWYLDKDDEGPRGLLAMPTHRGGWIDPVVLAERLQRDYVEPKEVPDQYDLAQAILRLTIDGRDEAIKMLGKPDHYNGDRHLFYALGAPIEFEWGEGFGEDALQSASVRARAQLEDPAAFHPPRALAAACFDAQGRIALNGPVASDPALPPQLLEVIYGLEVANGSEQIGGPRAWQVEWENLCYPFDHRASLLMAATCLSSSRSRLTPLFDRDTVWQAEAARAAIVAASADSADARSLATDALVEAIGAMLVEPATLGRQLAAVGSLIKLNRVAAVLKATAATSRLHHWAVFGAIDAFLAACKLIPTDLHHLLSVMLESGAVLGKSTSEEAAATLKSINVAGKTAKLAKQLIQLSGDRAGMAEVRDQACQAVLARAERWRNLIADVA
- the phnC gene encoding phosphonate ABC transporter ATP-binding protein, with the protein product MLEIKDLSVAYPNAGTVLSSVSLTVRRGELLVLLGRSGAGKSSLLRAINYLVRPSAGSITVAGIGRLGDRRSLAVHRRQTGMVFQQHQLILRLTALDNVLLGCVGRYPAWHIGLPFSRTDVELAYDCLERVGLAHQALRRADELSGGQRQRVGIARALAQQPRLLLVDEPVASLDPQTADQIMALLQEIQRAQRLTAIVSLHQLELARRYAERIVGLASGRIVFDGTAGDLSSDDLTRIYRTVPVSADDLTASPPSVGTSKTVESFEHEMLVQDD
- a CDS encoding alpha/beta hydrolase; its protein translation is MRTFGLIPIVFTLLASSRTIVAAEAPVPNSAPRRPALPAGFVAEYDVRYVPDGDAAQSLDIYFPQSRSDKPLPLLIWIHGGGWSGGSKTEMPFRNQLPRGYVAASIEYRFSQKAKFPAQIQDCQAALRWLRANAEKYSIDPDRIGVGGASAGGHLAALVGTSGGKKAFPTVGGNLDQSDRVQAVCDIFGPTDFWTVIAQANEEKNVKNIFEWNNGDPYSNLIGGKLGEDKEKCDAVSPVRYVSKDNPPFLILHGDHDALVPYAQSVELSDLLAKAGVEVTLQRLPGANHGGPAFGLPAVVQLTASFFDKHLKGVDTKIEPLPESEVTIKPSETPAAK
- a CDS encoding SWIM zinc finger family protein, with amino-acid sequence MSAGLAIDFRYLYRGGSCAEQQAQSLGLRLATFGGPEKHPCFFDAKIAQPRVVSAALLTVAEVVRTHFFLPRPGLLDPVVTCNDHVLRFEGFSACCGAYVRADFADESFDRPIAGRGTTNVDFNNEMRRGLTRLRSSRDARISVGAEELSLHVDESRVVEKKVKLPLRWIKSFCETTAYLPRMQPKFTVSGSDLLRFLRSLARDAAKSAPAWVVKSGSGLRLSLREAKDGVRVMAAARLRVLESVAQLADSAEIYASDETGVSAWDLRFPTGRLTLLLSPELYRGFSGEGQALESLAATEWKNSIDQVRAALTWNRDVDSNLLAAKLKLPAAEVDGALVVLGTRGLVGYDLAAQKYFHRELPFDLSKIEELQPRLTNARKLLAAGRVSLHCRESDDRSEVLVSGSDVEYLVRLAPDKDRCTCPWYAKHQGARGPCKHVLAARLFLDGESDESC
- the phnE gene encoding phosphonate ABC transporter, permease protein PhnE, whose amino-acid sequence is MNAHAIPSITRDTVLERYRQRWLRTAIAGAATTLVVVASAWHSGLFDLRRIAEGVPSTAKLLGEMWPPDFSHAPSWIKPLADTLTMSISGTLLSVVLSVPLALLAARNTTPHPAAYVAARGVLNLLRAVPELILGIVLVAAVGFGVLPGVLALGLHSVGMVGKFYAEALEQVDPGPVEALRSVGAGPLQVIWYGMLPQIMPLLAGVTIYRWEYHFRASTVMGMVGAGGIGFELIGSLRIMQYREVSAILLVVLVMVVAIDMMSSALRRQLK